From the Roseateles sp. XES5 genome, one window contains:
- the map gene encoding type I methionyl aminopeptidase has protein sequence MTLGNDEDLNGLKAIGRICANVLQHMSTALRPGMTTAELDLIGRRMLEAAGARSAPESCYNFPGATCISLNEEVAHGIPGDRVIREGDLINIDVSAELDGYFADTGASFTVGRAAPAVERLCRDGKRALWVGLKEVKAGKPLAQVGNAIGEFARKNRYTLIANLASHGVGRSLHEEPTEIATWPDPQEKRQMTEGLVFTVEPFLSLGANWAEGGDRDEWTLYSEPSAPTVQFEHTVVATRNGPLVVTLPG, from the coding sequence ATGACCCTTGGAAACGACGAAGACCTCAACGGCCTGAAGGCCATCGGCCGGATCTGCGCGAATGTGCTGCAACACATGTCGACGGCGCTCCGGCCGGGCATGACGACGGCCGAACTCGACCTGATCGGCCGGCGCATGCTGGAGGCCGCGGGTGCGCGCTCGGCGCCGGAAAGCTGCTATAATTTCCCGGGCGCGACCTGCATTTCCCTCAACGAGGAGGTGGCGCACGGCATTCCGGGCGACCGCGTGATCCGCGAAGGCGACCTCATCAATATCGACGTTTCCGCCGAGCTCGACGGCTACTTCGCCGATACCGGCGCGTCCTTCACGGTCGGCCGCGCGGCGCCCGCGGTGGAGCGCCTCTGCCGGGACGGCAAGCGGGCGCTCTGGGTCGGCCTCAAGGAAGTGAAGGCGGGCAAGCCGCTGGCGCAGGTTGGCAACGCCATCGGCGAGTTCGCGCGCAAGAACCGCTATACGCTGATCGCCAACCTTGCCAGCCACGGCGTCGGCCGCTCGCTGCACGAGGAGCCGACGGAAATCGCCACCTGGCCCGACCCGCAGGAAAAGCGCCAGATGACGGAAGGTCTGGTCTTCACGGTGGAGCCCTTCCTGTCGCTCGGCGCCAACTGGGCCGAGGGCGGCGACCGGGACGAGTGGACGCTCTACAGCGAGCCCAGCGCGCCGACCGTGCAGTTCGAGCATACGGTCGTCGCCACGCGCAACGGTCCGCTGGTGGTGACGCTGCCGGGATAG
- a CDS encoding YkgJ family cysteine cluster protein — MEPSPPIAAGRSCGTCTLCCRLPDIDLFDKPANAWCRHCIEGQGCSIYADRPSVCRDFLCLWMTDEGLAEAWEPSRSHMMIYRQGPQITVLVDPDHPDIWRSEPYHSQLRAWASEAEPTGGYVIVFWQDDVFKI, encoded by the coding sequence ATGGAACCATCCCCACCCATCGCCGCAGGCCGGTCCTGTGGCACCTGCACGCTCTGTTGCCGTCTGCCGGACATCGACCTTTTCGACAAACCGGCCAACGCCTGGTGCCGGCACTGCATCGAAGGGCAGGGATGCTCGATCTATGCGGACCGGCCATCGGTCTGCCGGGACTTCCTGTGCCTGTGGATGACGGACGAAGGGCTCGCCGAGGCATGGGAGCCGTCCCGTTCCCATATGATGATCTACCGGCAGGGGCCGCAGATCACGGTTCTGGTCGATCCCGATCATCCCGATATCTGGCGGAGTGAGCCCTATCATTCGCAATTGCGGGCCTGGGCGAGCGAAGCCGAACCGACGGGCGGCTATGTCATCGTCTTCTGGCAGGACGACGTGTTCAAGATCTGA
- a CDS encoding SRPBCC family protein, translating to MTDAAEIKPANNRELVLTRVLNATPAQLFKAWTTPDLMKQWFAPKPYETPVIEIEPRDGGKFRTVMTGPDGFHMDNTGIFLKVEKDRRIITTDAFGPDFKPTEKAFFSAEILLDDLGNGQTRYTAIARHWTVEDCEMHEKMGFHEGWGQVATQLEAVASKL from the coding sequence ATGACCGACGCCGCTGAAATCAAGCCCGCCAACAACCGCGAACTCGTGCTGACCCGCGTGCTCAACGCCACGCCCGCCCAGCTCTTCAAGGCCTGGACGACGCCGGACCTGATGAAGCAGTGGTTCGCGCCGAAGCCATACGAGACGCCCGTCATCGAGATCGAGCCGCGCGACGGCGGCAAGTTCCGCACCGTCATGACCGGCCCCGACGGCTTCCACATGGACAATACCGGCATCTTCCTGAAGGTCGAGAAGGATCGCCGCATCATCACCACCGACGCCTTCGGTCCGGATTTCAAGCCGACGGAAAAGGCCTTCTTCAGCGCCGAAATCCTCCTCGACGACCTCGGCAACGGCCAGACCCGTTATACCGCCATCGCCCGCCACTGGACTGTGGAGGATTGCGAAATGCACGAGAAGATGGGCTTCCACGAAGGCTGGGGCCAGGTGGCGACGCAGCTCGAAGCGGTTGCCTCCAAGCTGTAA
- a CDS encoding YciI family protein yields the protein MLYAVLCYDAESEVCAWSKELDDKVMADLGAVNQRYAEAGKLGPVARLMPTTAAVTVRKGATDNIVMDGPFAETKEQFLGFFVLQAETLEEAIQFARELSAANPANGTYEIRPLQFFNPGVPIP from the coding sequence ATGTTGTATGCCGTTCTTTGTTACGATGCCGAAAGTGAAGTCTGCGCCTGGAGCAAGGAGCTGGACGACAAGGTCATGGCCGATCTCGGCGCGGTCAACCAGCGCTATGCCGAGGCCGGCAAGCTGGGTCCCGTCGCGCGGCTGATGCCGACGACGGCGGCGGTGACGGTGCGCAAGGGCGCGACGGACAATATCGTCATGGACGGCCCTTTCGCGGAAACCAAGGAGCAGTTCCTCGGCTTCTTCGTCCTGCAGGCGGAGACGCTGGAGGAGGCGATCCAGTTCGCCCGCGAGCTTTCCGCCGCCAATCCGGCCAACGGCACCTATGAAATCCGGCCGCTGCAGTTCTTCAATCCGGGAGTACCCATTCCATGA
- a CDS encoding RNA polymerase sigma factor, translating to MTDLAWIDLALTSARPQAMGALLRYFRNLDLAEEAYQEACLRALKAWPEKGPPRDPAAWLIFVGRNSGIDQVRKRAKHQPLPPEEVLSDLDDTESDLADRLDGSHYRDDILRLLFVCCHPDLPATQQIALALRIVSGLSVRQIARAFLVSEAAMEQRITRAKAKVGAAGIPFETPDAVARAERLGLVAAMIYLVFNEGYSAGVPEKADAPFCAEAIRLTRLLLTLFPAEPEIMGLTALLLLQHSRLAARFDGDGQLVLLEDQDRALWDRALIDEALVLIDKAIRHRAPGAYQIQAAIAALHARAVSAAETDWFEIDLLYQTLERLQPSPVVRLNRAVAVSKREGPAAALALIEPLEDKLSGYFYYHGLRGGLLKQLGRYREAHEAFDRAIALAGNAAEAAHIRQHIDSMQREMIETAK from the coding sequence ATGACAGACCTCGCCTGGATCGATCTGGCGCTGACATCGGCGCGGCCGCAGGCCATGGGCGCCCTGTTGCGCTATTTCCGCAACCTCGACCTGGCGGAAGAAGCCTATCAGGAAGCCTGTCTTCGCGCGTTGAAGGCCTGGCCGGAGAAGGGCCCGCCGCGCGATCCGGCCGCCTGGCTCATCTTCGTCGGCCGCAACAGCGGCATCGACCAGGTCAGGAAACGGGCGAAGCATCAGCCGCTGCCGCCCGAGGAGGTGCTGTCCGATCTCGACGATACGGAAAGCGACCTTGCGGACCGGCTGGACGGTTCGCACTATCGCGACGATATTCTGCGCCTGCTCTTCGTGTGCTGCCATCCCGACCTGCCGGCGACGCAGCAGATCGCGCTGGCGCTTCGCATCGTTTCCGGGCTTTCGGTCAGGCAGATCGCGCGTGCTTTCCTCGTCTCCGAGGCGGCGATGGAACAGCGCATCACGCGGGCCAAGGCGAAGGTGGGGGCTGCCGGCATTCCCTTCGAGACGCCCGATGCCGTGGCGCGTGCCGAACGGCTCGGCCTTGTCGCGGCGATGATCTATCTCGTTTTCAACGAAGGTTATTCGGCCGGTGTGCCGGAAAAGGCGGATGCGCCCTTCTGCGCCGAGGCGATCCGGCTGACGCGGCTGCTGCTGACGCTTTTCCCGGCCGAACCCGAGATCATGGGCCTGACGGCGCTGCTTCTGCTACAGCATTCGCGGCTGGCCGCGCGTTTCGACGGCGACGGCCAACTGGTGCTGCTGGAAGACCAGGACCGCGCGCTCTGGGACCGTGCGCTGATCGACGAGGCGCTGGTGCTGATCGACAAGGCGATCCGCCATCGCGCACCGGGCGCCTATCAGATCCAGGCGGCGATTGCCGCGCTGCATGCCCGCGCCGTAAGCGCCGCCGAGACGGACTGGTTCGAGATCGATCTCCTCTACCAGACGCTGGAGCGCCTGCAGCCCTCGCCGGTCGTCCGGCTCAACCGGGCCGTCGCCGTCTCCAAGCGGGAAGGGCCGGCCGCGGCGCTGGCCCTGATCGAACCGCTGGAAGACAAGCTGAGCGGCTATTTCTACTACCATGGCCTGCGCGGCGGCCTGCTGAAGCAGCTTGGTCGCTACCGCGAGGCGCACGAGGCCTTCGACCGCGCCATCGCGCTTGCCGGCAATGCCGCCGAGGCTGCCCATATCCGCCAGCACATCGACAGCATGCAGCGCGAGATGATCGAAACTGCAAAATAA
- a CDS encoding LLM class flavin-dependent oxidoreductase → MELGLYTFADVDPNAADKGREGERRLKNLLEEIALADQVGLDVFGLGEHHRADYAASAPAVVLAAAAAQTKNIRLSSAVTVLSSDDPVRVFQQFATVDLISGGRAEIMAGRGSFIESFPLFGYALDDYDQLFEEKLDLLLALNESEKVSWNGVMRAPLPGLGVYPRPAHGRLPIWIAVGGTPQSVARAGAYGLPLALAIIGGTPARYAPLFDLYREAGRRAEQGAEKLKTSINVHGFIADTTAAAADIFYGPQAEVMNRIGRERGWGPTSRAQFDQSIGPDGHLFLGDPETVARKIVAHWKIFQNDRFLLQMAIGMMPHDHILRGIELYGTKVAPLVREMLAEARADMAASA, encoded by the coding sequence ATGGAACTTGGCCTCTATACCTTTGCCGATGTCGATCCCAATGCCGCCGACAAAGGGCGGGAAGGGGAGCGGCGGCTGAAGAACCTCCTGGAAGAAATCGCGCTGGCCGATCAGGTCGGGCTCGATGTCTTCGGGCTTGGCGAGCATCACCGGGCGGACTATGCCGCCTCCGCCCCCGCCGTCGTGCTGGCCGCCGCCGCGGCGCAGACGAAAAACATCCGGCTTTCGAGCGCCGTGACGGTGCTGTCGTCCGACGATCCGGTGCGGGTGTTCCAGCAGTTCGCGACGGTCGACCTCATTTCGGGTGGCCGGGCGGAGATCATGGCGGGGCGCGGCTCCTTTATCGAATCCTTCCCGCTCTTCGGCTATGCGCTTGACGATTACGACCAGCTTTTCGAAGAGAAGCTGGATCTGCTCCTGGCGCTCAACGAAAGCGAAAAAGTGTCCTGGAACGGCGTGATGCGTGCGCCGTTGCCGGGGCTTGGCGTCTATCCGCGCCCGGCGCATGGCAGGCTGCCGATCTGGATCGCCGTCGGCGGCACGCCGCAGTCGGTGGCGCGGGCGGGTGCCTACGGCCTGCCGTTGGCGCTCGCCATTATCGGCGGCACGCCGGCGCGGTACGCGCCGCTGTTCGATCTCTACCGCGAGGCCGGCCGCCGTGCGGAGCAGGGTGCGGAGAAACTGAAGACCAGCATCAACGTGCATGGCTTCATCGCCGATACGACCGCGGCTGCGGCGGATATCTTCTACGGGCCGCAGGCCGAGGTGATGAACCGCATCGGCCGCGAACGCGGCTGGGGACCGACGAGCCGGGCGCAGTTCGACCAGTCCATCGGCCCGGACGGCCATCTCTTCCTCGGCGATCCCGAAACGGTGGCGCGGAAGATCGTCGCGCATTGGAAGATTTTCCAGAACGACCGCTTCCTTCTGCAGATGGCGATCGGAATGATGCCGCACGACCATATTTTGCGCGGTATCGAGCTCTACGGCACGAAGGTCGCGCCGCTGGTGCGCGAGATGCTGGCGGAAGCAAGGGCGGATATGGCCGCTTCCGCCTGA